The following proteins come from a genomic window of Gemmatimonadota bacterium:
- a CDS encoding tetratricopeptide repeat protein, whose amino-acid sequence MGTGRAALLLAFVAVAAYANSVGNGFAYDDNEIVVRNPIVVEGRVADALRRPYWPDFAPGAGLYRPVTVATFAIEWPLWRGNAHLFHAVNVGLHAAVSLALFALLAGLVPRPAAALGAGWFALHPVHTEAVANVVGRAELLASLFVLLACLLFDRLRSPGPKGRALRLIGVAACYLLALGSKEIAVTLPGLLVVLLWLRGGTRSLPRRLRDDAPLFVALAGVLGIYLALRAGAVGTVLGETPAPELQGLGVGERLRVALTLWPEYLRLMLFPFDLAADYSPAVLLVPKAWDASVLAGAMTVVALGVGALTLARRAPPATAAIVWFAVAISPVSNVFFPTGVLLGERTLYLPSVAVGFLGAGLFLALQRAGGARRRSATALAAAFAVALFVRTVARNPSWLSSFTVLSTLAAEHPESTLALRSRATGLVRTGDPTGAAQAYEAALALSPNNYAALTEVGHFYGERRDWDRGEALLRRALALAPDRPHAYRLLASQYVLRERYRDAHALALQGLARSRADRELYAIVSETYIAKGDFSAALRAREAALAQQGGVAADWMRMGDILELMGDSAAAARARAEGERRSAREAA is encoded by the coding sequence GTGGGAACCGGGCGCGCTGCCCTGCTGCTCGCATTCGTGGCGGTGGCAGCCTACGCCAACTCCGTGGGCAACGGCTTCGCGTACGACGACAACGAGATCGTGGTGCGCAATCCGATCGTGGTGGAGGGCCGCGTGGCCGACGCGCTCCGCCGTCCCTACTGGCCCGACTTCGCACCAGGGGCCGGGCTGTATCGTCCGGTCACCGTCGCCACCTTCGCCATCGAATGGCCCTTGTGGCGGGGCAACGCCCACCTCTTCCACGCCGTCAACGTCGGTCTGCACGCGGCGGTGAGCCTGGCGCTGTTCGCGCTGCTGGCCGGACTCGTACCCCGGCCAGCGGCGGCGCTCGGCGCTGGCTGGTTCGCGCTCCATCCAGTGCACACGGAAGCGGTGGCCAACGTGGTCGGGCGGGCCGAGCTCCTGGCGAGTCTGTTCGTTCTTCTTGCCTGCTTGCTGTTCGACCGGCTGAGGAGCCCGGGTCCGAAGGGGCGGGCGCTGCGACTGATCGGTGTGGCGGCTTGCTACCTCCTCGCGCTGGGTTCCAAAGAGATCGCGGTGACGCTTCCCGGGCTCCTGGTCGTGCTGCTGTGGCTGCGCGGGGGGACCCGCTCCCTGCCGCGGCGGCTCAGGGATGATGCCCCTCTCTTCGTGGCTCTGGCGGGCGTACTCGGCATCTATCTGGCGCTGCGCGCCGGGGCGGTGGGCACGGTGCTGGGAGAGACGCCAGCACCGGAGCTGCAGGGTCTCGGCGTCGGGGAGCGGCTGCGGGTGGCGCTCACCCTGTGGCCGGAATACCTGAGGTTGATGCTGTTCCCGTTCGACCTGGCCGCGGACTACTCGCCGGCGGTCCTGCTGGTACCCAAGGCGTGGGACGCGTCCGTGCTCGCGGGGGCGATGACGGTGGTGGCACTCGGAGTCGGGGCCCTGACCCTGGCGAGACGTGCCCCGCCGGCCACGGCCGCGATCGTATGGTTCGCCGTGGCGATCTCGCCGGTGTCCAACGTGTTCTTCCCGACAGGTGTGCTCCTCGGGGAGCGGACGCTGTACCTGCCCTCCGTGGCCGTGGGCTTCCTGGGCGCTGGGCTGTTCCTGGCACTGCAGCGGGCTGGCGGGGCGCGTCGACGCTCCGCCACCGCCCTGGCGGCTGCCTTTGCGGTTGCACTCTTCGTACGCACCGTGGCCCGCAATCCGAGCTGGCTCAGCTCCTTCACGGTCCTGTCCACACTGGCTGCCGAACATCCGGAGTCCACACTGGCACTCCGCTCGCGCGCCACCGGGTTGGTGCGGACGGGCGATCCCACGGGCGCCGCTCAAGCCTATGAGGCAGCGCTGGCCCTGTCGCCCAACAACTACGCGGCGCTCACGGAGGTCGGCCACTTCTACGGTGAGCGCCGGGACTGGGATCGAGGCGAGGCACTGCTGCGACGGGCGCTGGCGCTGGCGCCGGACCGTCCACATGCGTATCGACTGCTCGCCTCGCAGTACGTCCTGCGCGAACGGTACCGGGACGCACACGCGCTGGCGCTCCAGGGTTTGGCCCGCTCGCGCGCGGATCGGGAGCTCTACGCCATCGTATCCGAGACGTACATCGCCAAGGGTGACTTTTCCGCGGCACTGCGCGCCCGGGAAGCAGCGCTGGCCCAGCAGGGCGGCGTCGCTGCGGATTGGATGCGTATGGGAGACATCCTCGAGCTGATGGGTGACAGCGCCGCCGCGGCCCGCGCGCGCGCGGAGGGCGAGCGACGTTCCGCCCGGGAGGCGGCGTGA
- a CDS encoding sigma-54 dependent transcriptional regulator encodes MSDPIRILVVDDETSILDSLRILFKGEGFDVSTAQGGAEGLEALEAGRPDVVLTDIRMPGASGIDLLQKAREVDPEMPVILMTAQASLQTAMRAVNEGAYYYLQKPFANDDLIAICRRAAEARLLRVENRELKKEIKRRDRKRGERPIGRSREFVDVLKLAETVAPQESTVLIGGESGTGKEVLARYIHALSARAERPFFSINCGALTESLLESELFGHVKGAFTGAVRDKEGLLVAAAGGTLFLDEVGELSPATQVKLLRALQEREVIPVGATEPVSIDVRILAATNRELEEEIRKGTFRSDLYYRLNVIQLRLPPLRERRDDIPLLAEHFLAQRTTDEGGELQIAGEALERLTQYDWPGNVRELENALERAAVLSKSSTITLAGLPERVREARAPRLVEDTPPPNPTMEVVERAYILWVLHAEGGNKTRAAEVLGIDPSTLYRKLNRYGLDG; translated from the coding sequence GTGAGCGATCCCATCCGGATTCTGGTGGTCGACGACGAGACGAGCATCCTCGACTCGCTGCGGATCCTCTTCAAGGGGGAGGGCTTCGACGTATCCACGGCACAGGGTGGAGCCGAGGGGCTCGAGGCGCTGGAGGCCGGACGCCCCGACGTGGTCCTCACCGACATCCGCATGCCCGGAGCGTCCGGCATCGACCTCCTGCAGAAGGCGCGCGAGGTCGACCCGGAGATGCCGGTCATCCTGATGACGGCGCAGGCGTCTCTGCAGACGGCCATGCGCGCCGTGAACGAAGGCGCGTACTACTACCTGCAGAAGCCCTTCGCCAACGACGATCTGATCGCGATCTGTCGCCGGGCGGCCGAGGCGCGGCTGCTCCGGGTCGAGAATCGCGAGCTGAAGAAGGAGATCAAGCGCAGAGACCGGAAGCGCGGCGAGCGCCCCATCGGCCGTAGTCGCGAGTTCGTGGACGTGCTCAAGCTGGCCGAGACGGTGGCTCCGCAGGAGTCGACCGTGCTGATCGGCGGGGAGAGCGGAACAGGGAAGGAGGTCCTGGCGCGATACATCCACGCGCTGTCCGCTCGGGCCGAGCGCCCGTTCTTTTCGATCAACTGTGGCGCTCTCACCGAGAGTCTTCTGGAGAGCGAGTTGTTCGGCCACGTGAAAGGGGCTTTCACCGGAGCCGTGCGCGACAAGGAAGGTCTGCTGGTGGCCGCCGCTGGTGGGACCCTCTTCCTCGACGAGGTGGGGGAGCTTTCCCCGGCGACCCAGGTCAAGCTGCTGAGAGCGCTGCAGGAGCGTGAGGTGATCCCGGTCGGGGCCACCGAGCCCGTCTCCATCGACGTTCGCATCCTGGCCGCGACCAACCGGGAATTGGAGGAGGAGATCCGCAAGGGGACCTTCCGCAGCGATCTCTATTATCGCCTGAACGTGATCCAGCTGCGGCTCCCGCCGCTCCGTGAGCGGCGCGACGACATCCCCCTGCTGGCCGAGCACTTCCTGGCGCAGCGGACGACGGATGAAGGGGGCGAGCTGCAGATCGCCGGCGAAGCGCTGGAGAGGCTGACCCAGTACGATTGGCCGGGCAACGTCCGAGAGCTGGAGAACGCCCTCGAGCGGGCAGCGGTGCTCAGCAAGAGCTCCACGATCACCCTCGCGGGGCTGCCGGAGCGCGTTCGGGAGGCGCGGGCGCCGCGGCTGGTGGAGGACACTCCACCGCCCAATCCGACCATGGAAGTGGTGGAGCGGGCCTATATTCTCTGGGTGCTCCACGCGGAAGGTGGGAACAAGACCCGTGCGGCCGAGGTTCTCGGGATCGATCCTTCGACACTCTACCGCAAACTGAACCGGTACGGACTGGACGGATGA
- a CDS encoding ATP-binding protein, with protein MKLDLPASNRALSLRGILRLNYLGRLAVAGGILLAALIGWGTAPPDQTFAAAMIFLGAVAFTAWSYRVTHTQGVEPTVSFRLAQSLFDVLLTTSVIHLTGGAQSPFTPVFILVLTAAALMLPAWGQLVVWASTTTLFAGDVAWAHPDTFRGSTLVLLALFALVSLVTGWLGAGLRRAGMTLGAVESELRQLRLDTGDILANLSTGLLTVDGRGRLAYINQAAEKLLGLDASIWLGQRVLDEVDRVAPGMAEVIRGSGQTRRPVLRRKLEARIGGEAAVFGVSTAVLIGDGTGQPSVTAIFQDITDAERMEGLKIRAERLQAVAELSASLAHEIKNPLASIRSSVEQISKPTLSPDDRALLQNLVLTESDRLSRLLSEFLEFARIRSERIEDVDLPELVGAALRLAEQHPDAPAGVELQGEGLGRELRIRGDADLLHRAVFNLVLNALQFAGENGTVRVTVEGPLGDEDPRALGIPGSVRISVEDSGPGVAEGDLGRVFEPFFTTRKGGSGLGLAVVHRAMDAHQGNVWVERGALGGARFVMVLPAHGERGA; from the coding sequence GTGAAGCTCGACCTGCCTGCCAGCAATCGGGCGCTCAGCCTGCGGGGGATTCTGCGCCTCAACTACCTCGGCCGCCTCGCTGTGGCGGGGGGGATCCTGCTCGCGGCCTTGATCGGATGGGGCACCGCTCCCCCCGACCAGACCTTCGCCGCCGCCATGATCTTCCTGGGGGCCGTGGCGTTCACTGCATGGTCCTACCGGGTCACGCACACGCAGGGCGTCGAGCCCACGGTGTCCTTCCGGCTGGCGCAGTCCCTCTTCGACGTGTTGCTGACCACCTCGGTCATCCACCTTACCGGAGGAGCCCAGAGCCCTTTCACGCCCGTCTTCATTCTGGTGCTGACGGCCGCCGCCCTCATGCTTCCCGCCTGGGGTCAGCTGGTGGTTTGGGCCAGCACCACCACGCTCTTCGCGGGCGATGTCGCGTGGGCCCATCCCGACACCTTCCGCGGCAGCACCCTCGTCCTGCTTGCCCTGTTCGCTCTGGTCTCCCTGGTGACGGGCTGGCTCGGGGCCGGGTTGCGCCGGGCCGGCATGACCCTGGGGGCAGTGGAGTCGGAGTTGCGCCAGCTCCGCCTGGATACGGGCGACATCCTGGCGAACCTCAGCACGGGCTTGCTCACCGTGGATGGTCGGGGCCGACTGGCATACATCAACCAGGCCGCCGAGAAGCTCCTCGGCCTCGACGCCTCGATCTGGTTGGGGCAGCGTGTGCTGGACGAGGTCGATCGGGTGGCGCCCGGGATGGCCGAGGTGATTAGAGGTTCGGGGCAGACGCGACGGCCTGTGCTGCGGCGGAAGCTGGAAGCCCGCATCGGAGGGGAAGCCGCGGTCTTCGGCGTGAGTACCGCGGTTCTGATCGGCGACGGGACCGGCCAGCCCTCGGTCACGGCGATCTTCCAGGACATCACCGATGCCGAACGGATGGAGGGGCTGAAGATCCGCGCCGAGCGCCTGCAGGCGGTCGCGGAGTTGTCGGCCTCCCTCGCCCACGAGATCAAGAACCCGCTCGCATCCATCCGGAGCTCGGTGGAACAGATCTCGAAACCGACCCTTTCTCCAGACGATCGCGCGCTCCTGCAGAACCTCGTCCTGACCGAGTCCGATCGGCTGAGTCGGCTGCTCTCCGAGTTCCTCGAGTTTGCCCGCATCCGGAGTGAGCGGATCGAAGACGTCGACCTACCGGAATTGGTCGGGGCAGCCCTGCGGCTGGCCGAGCAGCATCCCGACGCGCCGGCCGGCGTGGAGCTCCAGGGCGAGGGCCTGGGCCGCGAGTTGCGGATCCGGGGAGACGCAGACCTGCTCCATCGCGCAGTCTTCAACCTTGTCCTCAACGCCCTCCAGTTCGCGGGCGAGAACGGCACGGTTCGCGTCACCGTCGAGGGTCCACTGGGAGATGAGGACCCACGGGCGCTGGGGATTCCGGGTTCCGTTCGCATCAGCGTCGAGGACTCTGGCCCGGGAGTTGCCGAAGGGGACCTCGGTCGGGTGTTCGAGCCGTTCTTCACGACCCGCAAAGGGGGGTCGGGCCTCGGCTTGGCAGTCGTCCATCGGGCGATGGACGCCCATCAAGGCAACGTCTGGGTGGAGCGGGGCGCCCTGGGCGGTGCCCGCTTCGTCATGGTGTTACCCGCGCACGGAGAACGTGGAGCCTAG
- a CDS encoding flavin reductase family protein, whose translation MVEPDALSSRARYELLTSLVVPRPIGWISTTSSARIPNLAPFSFYAALSATPMLVGVSIAPRRTGAEKDSLTNMRAHPWFCVNLVTVPQLESMNLTSAELPPETSEFAFGDVRLEWNDDPEIPFVSESPAVLLCSVEREVDLAPSTTRLVLGRVRQIRLAPELDFEPGSHRVRPESLPAVGRLGGNAYVLPGEIRTLARPSLPDPAR comes from the coding sequence GTGGTCGAGCCTGACGCTCTGAGCTCGCGCGCACGCTACGAGTTGTTGACTTCACTCGTGGTACCACGCCCCATCGGCTGGATCTCGACGACCTCGTCGGCACGCATTCCGAATCTGGCGCCGTTCAGTTTCTATGCGGCGCTCTCGGCCACGCCGATGCTGGTCGGGGTCTCCATTGCACCACGGCGTACCGGTGCCGAGAAGGACTCCCTGACCAACATGCGTGCCCATCCTTGGTTCTGCGTGAACCTGGTGACGGTGCCGCAGCTGGAGTCCATGAACCTCACGTCGGCCGAGCTTCCACCCGAGACCAGCGAGTTTGCCTTCGGGGACGTGCGTCTCGAGTGGAACGACGATCCGGAGATCCCATTCGTGAGCGAAAGCCCAGCTGTGCTCCTATGCAGCGTCGAGCGAGAGGTGGACCTGGCTCCATCCACGACTCGGCTCGTCCTCGGCAGGGTCCGCCAGATTCGACTGGCGCCGGAGCTGGACTTCGAGCCCGGATCCCATCGCGTCCGCCCCGAATCACTTCCCGCGGTGGGCCGACTGGGGGGCAATGCCTACGTGCTCCCCGGAGAGATCCGAACGCTGGCACGGCCTTCGCTCCCTGACCCTGCCCGATGA
- a CDS encoding DUF5715 family protein, with product MTRGWTPAFCLLLLASTSPLAGQSLRGSPTSLDRQNDQAVRHDYTYLASTSQVRRFVESGYLVPVDANGDFRLKAVSFPYARPEVKLFVERLAAQYRRACGEPLIVTSLTRPLSRQPRNASDRSVHPTGMAVDLRRSTDPGCRAWLERVLLDLEGKRVLEATRERRPPHYHVAVFPEPYQQYVAQLTGTELGPEAGSQEVGHRVARGESLWAIAQKYGTTLDSIREANGLSGSRIYAGQLLRVPVAR from the coding sequence TTGACACGTGGATGGACTCCGGCGTTCTGCCTGTTGCTGCTCGCCTCCACGTCGCCCCTGGCAGGGCAGAGCCTACGCGGCTCACCCACGTCGCTCGACCGCCAGAACGACCAGGCCGTTCGGCACGACTACACCTACCTGGCTTCAACCTCACAGGTGCGTCGTTTTGTCGAGAGCGGCTATCTGGTACCGGTGGACGCCAATGGCGACTTCCGACTCAAGGCGGTGTCCTTCCCCTATGCCCGGCCCGAGGTGAAGCTCTTCGTCGAGCGCCTGGCCGCCCAGTACCGGAGGGCCTGTGGGGAGCCGCTGATCGTCACTTCGCTGACTCGTCCCCTGTCCCGGCAGCCCCGCAACGCGTCCGACCGCTCGGTCCATCCGACCGGGATGGCCGTGGATCTGCGGCGGAGCACGGACCCCGGTTGCCGCGCCTGGTTGGAGCGCGTCCTCCTGGACCTGGAGGGCAAGCGCGTGCTGGAGGCGACGCGCGAACGCCGTCCACCCCACTATCACGTCGCGGTATTCCCCGAACCCTATCAGCAGTACGTCGCCCAGCTCACCGGAACCGAGCTTGGCCCCGAGGCAGGCTCCCAGGAAGTAGGTCACCGCGTAGCGCGCGGTGAGAGCCTCTGGGCGATCGCGCAGAAGTACGGCACGACGCTGGATTCGATTCGTGAAGCCAATGGGCTCTCTGGCAGTCGAATCTACGCGGGCCAGCTGCTGCGTGTCCCCGTTGCGCGCTGA
- a CDS encoding DUF87 domain-containing protein produces the protein MPAPAGQFELGARIDPGTRDRLSEPVHLRASDLTTHGVIVGMTGSGKTGLGIVMIEEALLAGIPVLAIDPKGDLGNLLLTFPDLRAADFEPWVSPGDAERKGLSVADYAGQQAEKWRSGLESWGLGPERIRALRERADLVIYTPGSTAGVPLDVVGSLAPPAGSVDAEARADEVEGLVTSLLGLVGIEADPISSREHILLSTLIGHAWDHGQTLDLPSLVLRVTDPPLRKLGVFEIDTFFPAKDRTALAMRLNGLIASPSFASWTQGPALDPASLLIAPDGRPRAAVVTLAHLSDAERQFVVTLLLSRMITWMRAQSGTGDLRTLVYMDEVFGFVPPTAAPPSKKPILTLLKQARAFGVGMVLSTQNPVDLDYKALSNAGTWMIGRLQTERDKARLVDGLRSAAGSVDIGALETTISGLGGREFVLHTTRGNPPELFTTRWALSYLRGPLTRDQIQTLMRERPEKHADSTTPSRGAPPPPSDTVAAAPPVAAGIPVYYLDPAAPWAGQVGARSGSARYEPAVVARVQLLFDETKADLRHQEEWEAVFFPLAPTLDPAEATHVDYDARDLRSEPPASGVGHVPTGAPLAERRYFTDLESALKEHLYRNQSVEVFANRSLKLFSRIGESRSDFEARCRGAAEDAEDADAAKIRDRFEDRMERVRQGLAKAQDRVEELEEASRQRKGQELLSGVGSVLTAFLGGRRTASKIATEIRRASSRRGSSSAAAQRLDSAQNRLDEKGAELERLEGELADQLLEIDERWNQRAADIEVIHVGLEKSDINVAEIAVVWVPR, from the coding sequence ATGCCTGCCCCAGCCGGCCAGTTCGAGCTCGGTGCCCGGATCGACCCCGGCACCCGCGATCGGCTGAGCGAGCCCGTCCATCTGCGGGCCTCCGACCTGACCACCCACGGCGTCATCGTGGGCATGACGGGGTCCGGCAAGACGGGCCTCGGCATCGTCATGATCGAGGAGGCGCTGCTGGCCGGGATCCCCGTTCTGGCCATCGACCCGAAAGGGGACCTGGGCAACCTGCTGCTCACCTTCCCCGACCTCCGAGCCGCCGACTTCGAACCCTGGGTCAGCCCGGGTGACGCGGAGCGCAAGGGTCTGAGCGTCGCGGACTACGCCGGCCAGCAGGCGGAGAAATGGCGCTCGGGCTTGGAGTCCTGGGGACTCGGACCCGAGCGGATCCGCGCTTTGCGCGAGCGAGCGGACCTGGTGATCTACACGCCCGGCTCCACCGCCGGCGTACCGCTCGACGTGGTCGGCTCGCTGGCGCCCCCGGCCGGCTCGGTCGATGCGGAAGCCCGCGCGGACGAGGTCGAAGGATTGGTGACCAGCCTGTTGGGCCTGGTCGGGATCGAGGCCGATCCGATCAGCAGCCGCGAGCATATCCTTCTGTCGACCCTGATCGGGCACGCCTGGGACCACGGGCAGACTCTCGATCTTCCCTCGTTGGTCCTGCGGGTCACCGATCCGCCGCTGCGCAAGCTGGGCGTCTTCGAGATCGACACCTTCTTCCCGGCCAAGGACCGCACCGCCCTGGCCATGCGCCTGAACGGGCTGATCGCCTCTCCGTCCTTCGCCTCCTGGACCCAGGGTCCGGCGTTGGATCCCGCATCTCTGCTCATCGCGCCCGACGGCCGACCCCGCGCCGCCGTCGTCACGCTCGCGCACCTGTCGGATGCCGAACGCCAGTTCGTGGTGACCCTGCTGTTGTCGCGCATGATCACCTGGATGCGCGCGCAGTCGGGAACCGGAGATCTGCGAACCCTGGTCTACATGGACGAGGTCTTCGGCTTCGTCCCTCCTACCGCAGCGCCTCCGTCCAAGAAACCGATCCTGACCCTGCTCAAGCAGGCGCGCGCCTTCGGCGTCGGGATGGTCCTGTCCACCCAGAACCCGGTGGATCTCGACTACAAGGCCCTTTCCAATGCCGGCACCTGGATGATCGGTCGCTTGCAGACGGAGCGCGACAAAGCTCGGCTGGTCGATGGTCTTCGTTCCGCGGCGGGGAGCGTGGACATCGGCGCATTGGAAACCACCATCTCCGGCCTGGGTGGCAGGGAGTTCGTGCTCCATACCACCCGCGGCAATCCGCCCGAGCTGTTCACCACCCGCTGGGCCCTATCGTACCTTCGCGGTCCGCTCACCCGGGATCAGATCCAGACGCTGATGCGGGAGCGCCCCGAGAAGCACGCGGACAGCACCACTCCTTCGCGCGGCGCTCCTCCTCCACCCTCGGACACAGTCGCCGCGGCTCCCCCCGTCGCGGCGGGCATCCCGGTCTACTATCTCGATCCCGCGGCCCCCTGGGCCGGTCAGGTCGGCGCCCGCTCCGGCAGCGCCCGCTACGAGCCAGCGGTGGTCGCTCGCGTCCAACTCCTGTTCGACGAGACCAAAGCCGACCTCCGACATCAGGAGGAATGGGAAGCAGTGTTCTTCCCCCTCGCTCCCACCCTCGACCCTGCCGAAGCCACCCACGTGGACTACGACGCGCGGGACCTCCGGAGCGAGCCTCCGGCCTCCGGGGTCGGACATGTGCCCACCGGCGCGCCACTGGCCGAGCGCCGCTATTTCACGGACCTCGAGTCCGCGCTCAAGGAGCACCTGTACCGCAATCAATCCGTGGAGGTATTCGCCAATCGGTCGCTGAAGCTCTTCTCACGGATCGGCGAGTCCCGGTCGGATTTCGAGGCCCGCTGTCGGGGGGCCGCCGAGGACGCGGAGGACGCGGATGCAGCGAAGATCCGCGATCGCTTCGAGGACCGTATGGAGCGCGTGCGCCAGGGGCTTGCCAAAGCCCAGGATCGCGTCGAGGAGCTCGAGGAAGCCTCCCGCCAACGAAAGGGGCAGGAGTTGCTCTCCGGCGTCGGCAGCGTACTGACCGCATTCCTGGGCGGACGACGGACCGCGAGCAAGATCGCCACCGAGATCCGCCGGGCGAGCAGCCGTCGCGGAAGCAGCTCGGCTGCGGCGCAGCGACTGGACTCCGCCCAGAATCGGCTCGACGAAAAAGGAGCCGAGCTCGAACGGCTGGAAGGGGAGCTGGCAGACCAGCTCCTCGAGATCGACGAACGATGGAACCAGCGAGCGGCGGACATCGAAGTGATCCACGTCGGGCTCGAGAAGTCCGACATCAACGTCGCCGAGATCGCCGTGGTCTGGGTCCCCCGCTGA
- a CDS encoding superoxide dismutase gives MPYPFSLPALGYAYDALEPHIDARTMEIHHGKHHQGYTNNFNAALEGHPALHGKSAEDILRNMASVPEQIRTAVRNNGGGYVNHALFWNVMTPGGATSPGGALASALSSAFGSFDDFKSKFKATAASRFGSGWGWLVVGGSGALEVYSTANQDSPLMDGHVPILGVDVWEHAYYLHYQNRRPDYLEAFWNVVNWDVVAANLAGAGG, from the coding sequence ATGCCCTATCCGTTCTCGCTTCCCGCGCTCGGCTACGCGTACGACGCCCTCGAGCCGCACATCGACGCTCGCACGATGGAGATCCACCACGGGAAGCATCACCAGGGCTACACGAACAACTTCAATGCCGCGCTCGAAGGTCATCCGGCGCTACACGGGAAATCGGCGGAGGACATCCTCCGGAACATGGCGTCTGTGCCGGAGCAGATTCGTACCGCGGTGCGGAACAACGGAGGAGGGTATGTGAATCACGCCCTCTTCTGGAATGTGATGACGCCGGGTGGCGCCACGAGCCCCGGCGGCGCCCTGGCCAGCGCGCTCTCCAGCGCGTTCGGCAGCTTCGACGATTTCAAGTCGAAGTTCAAAGCCACCGCCGCCTCCCGCTTCGGGTCCGGCTGGGGGTGGTTGGTCGTGGGAGGTTCGGGAGCCCTGGAGGTCTACTCCACGGCGAACCAGGATAGCCCCCTGATGGACGGCCACGTACCGATCCTGGGGGTCGACGTCTGGGAACATGCCTATTACCTGCACTACCAGAACCGCCGCCCGGACTACCTGGAGGCCTTCTGGAACGTGGTCAACTGGGACGTGGTCGCGGCCAACTTGGCAGGGGCCGGCGGCTGA
- a CDS encoding DNA polymerase IV has protein sequence MFYVQVAMLLDPEGAGRETLLIVGGTPSGRGVVTSASYPVRAFGVRSGMPTGQALRLCPDAVVVPVPRGACLERSTQVRAVLDEWSPVVQAASIDEFYLDLSGTERIPGYEHMEPLAQRMRSDVLRRAQISVSIGGGGTRIVAKLATSRAKPGGVHIVPTGGEADFMRQFRLNDIPGVGPSLGASLSRRGLHTVVDALEVDEEWLVRWLGDARGRWLHRRIRGIDGSSVQAHEPRKSISSERTFLEDVEGDEELEDQLFKLALSVGHSLRRASLRARTVTVKLRDQDFTTRSAARTLDDAIESDTALFQVGRALLGELRRKRRRPARLLGIGATGLVTAEREGQFEIFESKMQGERDRDRRVNRAVDQLRARFGEAAVLPGRIAGSKREDPDLDGRER, from the coding sequence ATGTTCTACGTGCAGGTCGCCATGCTGCTCGATCCGGAGGGCGCCGGTCGCGAAACCCTGCTGATCGTTGGTGGAACACCGAGCGGTCGGGGCGTGGTGACTTCAGCTTCCTACCCCGTGCGGGCCTTCGGCGTGCGCTCGGGCATGCCGACGGGCCAGGCGCTGCGCCTGTGCCCCGACGCCGTGGTCGTGCCCGTTCCCCGCGGCGCCTGTCTCGAGCGCAGCACCCAGGTACGCGCCGTGCTCGACGAGTGGTCGCCTGTCGTTCAGGCCGCCTCGATCGATGAGTTCTACCTGGATCTCTCCGGCACGGAGCGCATTCCCGGCTACGAACACATGGAGCCGCTGGCCCAGCGCATGCGCAGTGACGTCTTGAGGCGGGCGCAGATCTCGGTCTCCATCGGCGGCGGCGGCACGCGCATCGTGGCCAAGCTCGCTACGTCCCGAGCCAAGCCTGGCGGCGTGCACATCGTCCCTACTGGTGGCGAAGCGGACTTCATGCGCCAGTTCCGGCTCAATGACATCCCCGGGGTGGGTCCCAGCCTGGGCGCGAGCCTCTCCCGGCGCGGACTGCATACGGTGGTCGACGCGTTGGAGGTGGACGAAGAGTGGCTCGTGCGGTGGCTTGGCGACGCACGGGGGCGCTGGCTGCACCGACGGATCCGCGGGATCGACGGGTCGTCGGTACAGGCACACGAGCCTCGCAAGTCCATCAGCTCCGAACGAACGTTCCTCGAAGACGTGGAGGGGGACGAAGAGCTCGAGGACCAGCTCTTCAAGCTCGCACTGTCTGTCGGCCACTCCCTGCGCAGAGCGTCTCTGCGGGCGCGGACGGTGACGGTCAAGCTGCGTGACCAAGACTTCACCACCCGGTCGGCGGCGCGCACCCTCGACGATGCGATCGAGTCCGATACCGCACTCTTCCAGGTGGGGCGCGCGCTCCTGGGCGAGTTGCGCCGCAAGCGACGGAGACCAGCCCGCCTGCTGGGCATCGGAGCCACCGGGCTGGTCACCGCGGAACGCGAGGGACAGTTCGAGATCTTCGAGTCGAAGATGCAAGGGGAGCGCGACCGGGACCGCCGCGTGAACCGGGCCGTCGACCAACTGCGCGCACGCTTCGGAGAAGCCGCAGTGCTACCGGGCCGCATCGCCGGCAGCAAGCGGGAAGATCCGGACCTGGACGGACGAGAGCGCTAG